The nucleotide window CAATACCTTCTTTTTATTTCGACTCTAATGAAAAAGGTGATTGGCAGGTTGTTGATGGATTACAACGTGTAACAACATTTTATAATTTTATTGTTAAAGAGAATTTCAAATTGGATGGTTTGGAATTTTTGCCAGAATTCAATGGTTATACTTTCTCAGAGCTCCCACGCGAACTTCAAAGGAGGATTGAAGAATTTCCATTAAATATTTATCTCATTAATAGAGGGACTCCTGATGAAATAAAATTCATAATATTTAGTAGAATTAATACCGGTGGTATTAATCTTAATAATCAAGAATTAAGATATGCTCTGAATCAGGGAGTTGCCACAAAATTACTTATGGAACTTGCTGATTCAAAGTATTTTAAAGAGGCGACATTCAATTCTATTAGCCCCCGTAGGATGAAGGATTTTGAATATGTAAATGGTTTTTTAGCATTCTACTTGTTGAAAATTGATTATAATGGAAATTTAGAAACATTTATGAATAATTGTTTGGTTCAAATTAATAAGAATTATTATAATATTGAACATGTTAGAGATGTTTTTTTTAAATCAATGTATTATTCTATTGAAATTTTTGGGGATAATAGATTTAAAAAATTAGATCCCGAAAAAATTCGAACTCCAAGAATTAATAAAGCACTTTTCGAAGCAATAAGTGTAAATCTTGCTTGGCTTGATGAAGATGAATTAGAAAATTTAAAAACAAATAAAGATCAATTGAATTTAGAATTACAGAATATCTTTTATAATAGATATTTTAATGAGTCAATTTCATTTTCAACAAATAGTAGAAACAAGGTTGATTACAGATTTGAAGTAATATTTCAACTGTTAAAAAAATTTAAAATATGATCACAAAGCTTGAACTAAAAAATTTTAAAGCTCATGAAAACGCCTTTTTCGATCTAAAAGGTCTAAATATATTTACTGGAAGGAATGGGATGGGTAAATCTTCAATTATACAATCTATTTTACTTTTAAGGCAGTCTTATTTGTCTCAACGCAAATTTGAAGGACTATTATTAAACGGTGATTTAGTTATGATTGGCAATTCACAAGATGCATTTTGCGAAAGCGGGGATGGAGATGAATTAGAATTTTCTATTACGTTAGAAAACTCTATTAAGCATCAATGGTTATTCTCCAGAAATGTTGATAAGAACTTTTTACCACTCAAAAATGCAATTAAGGAAGATGATTTTTCAAAATTAGAAATTTTCGGAAAAAATTTTCAATATATTGCAGCGGAGCATATTGGCGCTAGAGAGTCACATGAAAGGAATACCTACTATGTTGAACAACTAAACCAAATTTCAGAAAAACATGGTGATGGTAAATACACTGTACATTATTTAGCAAGTAATGCAGAGAAAGACATTGTATTTCCTCAAATGGCTCATGAGAAAGCTAAAAGCCTTAAATTGAAATCCCAGGTTGAAGCATGGCTACACGAGATTTCTCCTAGTATTAAAATAAGTATAAATGAAAATTCAGCTCAAAATTCAGTTACATTAAGATATCAATTTGAAACATCTTTAGGTCAAACAAAAGAGTATAAACCTGAAAATGTTGGATTCGGAGTTTCTTATATTCTTCCAGTATTGGTTGCAATTTTAACTTCCCAAAAAGGAGCCGTTATACTAATTGAAAATCCTGAAGCTCACTTGCACCCTGCTGGACAGTCAGTAATAGGAAAACTTTTTTGTCTGGCCGCACAATGT belongs to Chryseobacterium gleum and includes:
- a CDS encoding DUF262 domain-containing protein, coding for MPNDLFRDSYDYKFNPNDIDISIQQISLYYILRRLQNGEIDLFADYQRHWNIWSRVQQSRLIESILIRIPIPSFYFDSNEKGDWQVVDGLQRVTTFYNFIVKENFKLDGLEFLPEFNGYTFSELPRELQRRIEEFPLNIYLINRGTPDEIKFIIFSRINTGGINLNNQELRYALNQGVATKLLMELADSKYFKEATFNSISPRRMKDFEYVNGFLAFYLLKIDYNGNLETFMNNCLVQINKNYYNIEHVRDVFFKSMYYSIEIFGDNRFKKLDPEKIRTPRINKALFEAISVNLAWLDEDELENLKTNKDQLNLELQNIFYNRYFNESISFSTNSRNKVDYRFEVIFQLLKKFKI
- a CDS encoding AAA family ATPase; this encodes MITKLELKNFKAHENAFFDLKGLNIFTGRNGMGKSSIIQSILLLRQSYLSQRKFEGLLLNGDLVMIGNSQDAFCESGDGDELEFSITLENSIKHQWLFSRNVDKNFLPLKNAIKEDDFSKLEIFGKNFQYIAAEHIGARESHERNTYYVEQLNQISEKHGDGKYTVHYLASNAEKDIVFPQMAHEKAKSLKLKSQVEAWLHEISPSIKISINENSAQNSVTLRYQFETSLGQTKEYKPENVGFGVSYILPVLVAILTSQKGAVILIENPEAHLHPAGQSVIGKLFCLAAQCGIQLIVETHSDHIVNSILVNIVENKRNSNIGITTDNVAIYFIERENESHISLVHPIKVRDDARIIGPPQDFFDQFSKDMKQIMGF